The stretch of DNA GCGCCTCCGCCCCTGACCGGCCGGCCCGGAGCACGGCCTCCGGCGGGGAGGCGGTGCGGCGCCGGCCCGGACGGCCTCCCGCACACCCGCCCGGCGCCCGCGGCCTCCGGTCCCGCGCTCCTCCTTCCGGGCGCAGGGACCGCCGCCCCGGACGACGGCGGTCCCAGGGCTCGGGCGGCGCCGGTGGCGCGCTCGACGCGGGGCCGCACGCCCGCAGGAGCGCGGCGGCGAGCTTCTCCGGCTCCCCCGGCCGCGCCATCGGCGTCACCGCGGGCGCCTGTGTCCGGCGCCGGCTCGCCGACCGCGCGCATGCGCTCCGCCACCGGCGGGGCGGCTGACTCCGGGGCCACACCGCGTCGACCCCCGCGGCGCGTACTGGAGCGCGGTGCCCTTCGCCGTCCCCGGAGACTCGGCCCGAGGGCTCAGGCCAGGGCGGTGACCAGCAGGGCGAAGGCGGCGATGATGACGGCGACGCGGATGTGGTGGAGGCGGTCCCAGCGGTTCATCTGCTCCTTCCAGTCCGCGGGCCGGTTCTCCGCGGTCCACGTCTTGCCCCGGTCGTTGATCGGGACGAGCAGCAGGAGCGACATGACCACGCTGAGGATCAGCAGCGCGCCAGCGGTGGCGACGAGGCCGGCGCCGTCGCGGTGCCATCCGGCGACGGCCCAGACCCCGACGAGGACGAGCGAGCCGATGTACCAGACCGGCATCACGGCGCCGAGCATCCGGCCCCCGTGGCTCCGGCCGCGCTGCCTGCTGTCGTCGGGAAGGGCGTCGAGGATCGGGTTGACGACGAAGGCCACGGAGAACTCCACCCCCACCATCAGGCCGACGACCACGGTGGTGGCGATCTCGAGTGCGGTGAGCATGTCGGTCCTCCTGAAATCTAGCGTTGCTAGCCAATGATGCAACGCTAGCTCTACCGTCGCTCGATTGTCTAGCAGTGCTAGGATCGGATCATGTCGGTACGGGAACGCAAGCAGCGCGAACAGGCGGAGCGCGAGCGCCTCATCGTGGCCACGGCCCGCGAACTCGCCGAGCAGCAGGGCTGGGACGCGGTCACCACCCGCCGGCTCGCCGAGCGCATCGAATACAGCCAGCCCGTCCTCTACAGCCATTTCCGCGGTAAGCGCGAGATCATCGGCGCCGTCGCCCTCGAGGGCGCCGCCGAGATGGCCGCGGCGCTGCGGGCCGCGGCCTCCGCCGCAGACGGACCCCGCGCCCGGGTCGCCGCCCTCGCCCGCGCCTACCTCGACTTCGCCGCACGCAACCCGGCGGTCTACGACGCCATGTTCCGGCTCGACGGCGGCCTGGCGTTCGCCAGCGAGGACACCCCGGAGCCCCTGAAGGACGCCTTCGCCGCCCTGCTGGAGACCCTCGGCCGGGTCGCCGGGGACGGCGTCCACCCGGAACTGTTCACCGAGGCGTTCTGGGCGGCCCTGCACGGGCTGGCCACCCTGACCCGGGCGGGGCGGCTGCCGCCGGAGGACGCCGAGCAGAGGGTGGACCTGCTGGTGGACCGGCTCGCCATGGTCTGAGGCACCGCCCCTGCGGGCGGGCGGTCGGGCTCCTCGGGCCCCGCGGCCCGCCCGCGGCATCGCTTCCGGCCGCTCGCACCCGCACGGCGCAGACCGGCCTCGGGCGCGCCCGCACACCGGGGCCGACCGGCTCGCGGAGGCGGCCCGACCGCACCCCCTCACGACATCTGGACGGCCACTACCACGCAGACATAAAATTCGCAAATCCACCCTGTTTCGGTGATGACCCCACGGCAGGAGCCCCGGGCCCGGAAGCCCTCCGGCTCCGCGGGGATCACCCCCGTCTCGGACTCGGCATGGAGCTACCCCGCGAGGTGAGGTCTGCCATGGAGTTGACGGACGAGCGACTTATCGAGATGTACCGGCGCATGCTCCGGATCAGGCACTTCGACGAGGCCGTCGAGAAGCTGGCCGGCCGCGGCCTGGTGCCGGGGGCGGCGCACCTGACGATCGGCCAGGAGGCGGAGGTGGTCGGCGCCTGCATGGCGGTCCGCGCCGACGACTACATGGTCGGCAACCACCGCTCGCACGGCCACCCCATCGGCAAGGGCGCGGACCTGAAGCGGCTGATGGCCGAGCTCATGGGCAAGAGCACCGGGGTCAACCGGGGCAAGGGCGGCTCCATGCACCTCGCCGACTTCAGCGTCGGCAGCCTCGGGGAGTCGAGCATCGTCGGCTCGGGCATCCCCGTCGCCACGGGGGCCGCGCTCGCCGCGCAGATGTCCGGCGACGGCCGGGTCAGCCTCTGCTTCTTCGGCGACGGCGCCTCGAACGAGGGCGCCTTCCACGAGGCGCTGAACACGAGGCGCTGAACCTGGCCGCGATCTGGCGGCTCCCCGCGGTCTACGTGTGCGAGAACAACCAGTACGCGGTCACCACCCCGGCGCGGGAGGCGGTCTCGGTCGCGCACGTCGCCGACCGGGCTGCCGCCTACGGCATGCCCGGGGCGACCGTCGACGGGCAGGACCCGGTGGCCGTCTTCGAGGCGGTCGGGGCGGCGGTGGAGCGGGCCCGCGCCGGCGAGGGCCCCTCCCTGGTGGAGGCGGAGACCTACCGCTTCCACGAGCACGCCCTGGGGCTGCGGATCCCGGCGAGCTACCGCTCCGAGGAGGAGCTCGGGTCCTGGCTGGAGCGCGACCCGGTGCCGTCCTTCGCCCGGCGCCTCATCGAGCGGGGCGTCTTGGACCGCGAACGGGCCGAGCGGGTGGAGCAGGAGGTCAGGGCCGAGGTGGAGCAGGCCGTGGAGTTCGCCGAGCAGAGCGCCTTCCCCGACCCCGCGGAGGCGTTCGAGGGCCTGTACTCGACCCGCGTCCCGGCGGCGGTGCCCGCGGCCCGGGCCGCGCACGAGCACGAGGGGGCGCACCATGCGTGAGATCAGCTACCTGAAAGGGGTCTACGAGGCGCAGCGGGCCGAGATGCTCCGGGACGACCGGGTGTTCCTCATGGGCGAGGACATCGAGGCCGGCGTGTTCGGCAGCTCCGCCGGCCTCGCCGAGGAGTTCGGGCGCGCGCGGGTGCGCAACGTCCCGCTGTCCGAGAACGGGTTCCTGGGGGCGGCAGCGGGCGCGGCCCTGGCCGGGATGCGGCCGATCGTCGACATGACCATCGCCAGCTTCCTGTACGTGGGCATGGACCAGCTCGTCAGCATCATCGCCAAGGCCACCTACATGTACGGCGGGCAGGCCAGGGTCCCGCTAGTGGTCCGGGCCGCGATGTTCTACGGAGGGTCCAACGCGGCCCAGCACTCCGACCGCCCGCACCCGATGTTCATGGGGGTGCCGGGGCTGAAGATCATCGCCCCCAGCGACGCCTACGACGCCAAGGGGCTGCTCACCACGGCCATCCGGGACGACGACCCGGTCATGTGCTTCGAGGACGCCACCCTGTGGGCGCGCAAGGCGCCGGTGCCCGAGGAGGAGTACGCGATCCCGCTGGGGAGGGCCGCGGTCAAGCGCGAGGGGTCCGACGCCACCGTCGTGGCCGTGGCCGGCTGCGTCCCGCACGCGCTCCGCGCAGCGGACGCGCTGGCCGGGGAGGGCGTGAGCATCGAGGTGGTCGATCCGCGCAGCCTCGTCCCGCTCGACACGGCGGCGATCCTGGAGTCGGTCGCCAAGACGGGCCGGCTGGTGGTCGCCGACCCGGCGCACCGGACCTGCAGCGCGGCGAGCGAGATCTCCGCGACCGTCGCCGAGGAGGGCTTCGGCGACCTGCGGGCCCCCATCGTCCGAGTGGCCACCCCCGACGTCCAGATCCCCTTCAGCCCTGGCCTGGAGCAGCGGCTCTACCCGACGGGCGAGCGGATCGCCGACGCCGTGCGCAGCACCCTGGGCGCCGTCGCGGCGCGC from Nocardiopsis composta encodes:
- a CDS encoding DUF1772 domain-containing protein produces the protein MLTALEIATTVVVGLMVGVEFSVAFVVNPILDALPDDSRQRGRSHGGRMLGAVMPVWYIGSLVLVGVWAVAGWHRDGAGLVATAGALLILSVVMSLLLLVPINDRGKTWTAENRPADWKEQMNRWDRLHHIRVAVIIAAFALLVTALA
- a CDS encoding TetR/AcrR family transcriptional regulator, which gives rise to MSVRERKQREQAERERLIVATARELAEQQGWDAVTTRRLAERIEYSQPVLYSHFRGKREIIGAVALEGAAEMAAALRAAASAADGPRARVAALARAYLDFAARNPAVYDAMFRLDGGLAFASEDTPEPLKDAFAALLETLGRVAGDGVHPELFTEAFWAALHGLATLTRAGRLPPEDAEQRVDLLVDRLAMV
- a CDS encoding thiamine pyrophosphate-dependent dehydrogenase E1 component subunit alpha; the protein is MELTDERLIEMYRRMLRIRHFDEAVEKLAGRGLVPGAAHLTIGQEAEVVGACMAVRADDYMVGNHRSHGHPIGKGADLKRLMAELMGKSTGVNRGKGGSMHLADFSVGSLGESSIVGSGIPVATGAALAAQMSGDGRVSLCFFGDGASNEGAFHEALNTRR
- a CDS encoding thiamine pyrophosphate-dependent enzyme; its protein translation is MCENNQYAVTTPAREAVSVAHVADRAAAYGMPGATVDGQDPVAVFEAVGAAVERARAGEGPSLVEAETYRFHEHALGLRIPASYRSEEELGSWLERDPVPSFARRLIERGVLDRERAERVEQEVRAEVEQAVEFAEQSAFPDPAEAFEGLYSTRVPAAVPAARAAHEHEGAHHA
- a CDS encoding alpha-ketoacid dehydrogenase subunit beta codes for the protein MREISYLKGVYEAQRAEMLRDDRVFLMGEDIEAGVFGSSAGLAEEFGRARVRNVPLSENGFLGAAAGAALAGMRPIVDMTIASFLYVGMDQLVSIIAKATYMYGGQARVPLVVRAAMFYGGSNAAQHSDRPHPMFMGVPGLKIIAPSDAYDAKGLLTTAIRDDDPVMCFEDATLWARKAPVPEEEYAIPLGRAAVKREGSDATVVAVAGCVPHALRAADALAGEGVSIEVVDPRSLVPLDTAAILESVAKTGRLVVADPAHRTCSAASEISATVAEEGFGDLRAPIVRVATPDVQIPFSPGLEQRLYPTGERIADAVRSTLGAVAAR